In the genome of Taurinivorans muris, one region contains:
- a CDS encoding flavin reductase family protein, translated as MKALSHLLDSAKLIDPNPVSLVCSKTPSGITNLATVSWWTYLSLDPATIGFAMMKPSYTGEMVRTNKKVVLTVPSDKISPKQIMQCGSFTGRTKEKVKEFGIELKSLPDCDIQIPVHSVIAIQCALREFVDAGDHYFYICDVENVYGDENETPLFAWKGYSKIAPAKEV; from the coding sequence ATGAAAGCCCTTTCTCACCTTTTAGATTCTGCAAAACTTATTGACCCTAATCCTGTTTCTCTTGTTTGTTCAAAAACACCCTCTGGCATTACCAATCTTGCAACAGTTTCCTGGTGGACATATCTGAGTCTTGACCCGGCAACAATTGGTTTTGCCATGATGAAACCTTCTTATACCGGTGAAATGGTCAGAACCAACAAAAAAGTCGTACTCACTGTTCCAAGTGATAAAATATCACCAAAACAGATTATGCAGTGTGGCAGCTTTACAGGCAGAACAAAAGAAAAGGTAAAGGAATTTGGCATTGAACTGAAAAGCCTTCCTGACTGCGATATTCAAATTCCCGTTCATAGTGTCATCGCTATCCAGTGTGCCTTAAGAGAATTTGTAGATGCAGGCGACCACTATTTTTATATTTGTGATGTGGAAAATGTTTATGGGGATGAAAATGAAACCCCACTCTTTGCATGGAAAGGTTATTCTAAAATAGCTCCAGCCAAAGAAGTATAA
- a CDS encoding DUF302 domain-containing protein, translated as MLSNRQNGIIRKKIDGDFEEIWKRLLDIVAAEKIPVFAVIDHKSNALQVGLDMTDARVLIFGNPAVGTVLMQSNPEIALDLPLKFLVWKSSDGVILSWNSPTWLAERFEMNPNMEVVKKINNLLEKLSDIIAAV; from the coding sequence ATGTTAAGTAATAGACAAAATGGAATAATCAGAAAAAAAATCGACGGAGATTTTGAAGAAATTTGGAAACGTTTACTGGATATTGTTGCTGCAGAAAAAATCCCCGTATTTGCTGTAATTGATCATAAATCCAACGCGTTACAGGTTGGTTTGGATATGACAGATGCCCGTGTGCTTATTTTTGGCAATCCTGCCGTCGGAACGGTATTGATGCAATCAAATCCTGAAATTGCTTTGGATTTGCCTCTAAAATTTTTAGTTTGGAAAAGCTCTGATGGCGTTATATTAAGTTGGAATTCACCAACTTGGCTTGCCGAACGGTTTGAAATGAATCCCAATATGGAAGTTGTGAAAAAGATCAATAACTTGCTGGAAAAACTGTCAGATATCATTGCAGCTGTTTGA
- a CDS encoding 4Fe-4S binding protein, whose product MIILGLNTEIESEYVVLLSIVIAGPFFCGWACPFGGLSYFMAKLGAYLFPSKQFLFLRTVDFKLRYLRYVFLIFFLYLFIVLEVDYFGEHFEMYMFTLPSKIFLIAKYIAVILVSMFIPFFFSANICAGKRSFIIFFAE is encoded by the coding sequence ATGATCATTTTGGGTTTGAATACCGAAATAGAGAGCGAGTACGTTGTGTTGCTCTCAATCGTTATTGCCGGTCCATTTTTTTGCGGTTGGGCATGTCCGTTTGGCGGGCTCAGTTATTTCATGGCTAAACTTGGAGCATATTTATTTCCGTCCAAGCAATTTTTGTTTCTCCGGACCGTGGATTTCAAACTGCGTTATCTTCGGTATGTTTTCTTGATTTTTTTCCTGTACCTATTTATTGTTCTTGAAGTTGATTATTTTGGCGAACATTTTGAAATGTATATGTTCACGCTTCCTTCAAAAATTTTTCTTATTGCCAAATATATCGCTGTGATACTTGTTTCAATGTTTATTCCGTTTTTTTTTTCTGCAAATATATGTGCTGGCAAAAGGTCGTTTATAATATTTTTTGCCGAGTAG
- a CDS encoding MarR family winged helix-turn-helix transcriptional regulator — MQKLLSAAPSSRTKVGELLLSDDVIEITNEELNKKNISISKLGILVLFLRKDFSENSLSPSAIAKRLRITRASVTNYLNWLEHQGYIQRRKLGKDQRNVDVQITEKGKTFLDEVHPFFLDVCADFSKALTDEEVAVMLKRLSKIHDSIG, encoded by the coding sequence ATGCAAAAATTATTATCGGCAGCACCTTCTTCCCGCACAAAAGTTGGTGAGCTTTTGCTTTCCGATGATGTGATTGAAATCACCAATGAAGAATTGAATAAAAAGAACATATCCATAAGCAAGCTTGGAATATTGGTTCTTTTTTTGAGGAAAGATTTTTCTGAAAACTCTCTCAGCCCTTCGGCTATTGCGAAGCGTTTGCGAATTACCAGAGCTTCGGTTACAAACTATTTGAATTGGCTTGAACATCAAGGCTACATTCAAAGGCGGAAACTGGGAAAAGATCAACGCAATGTCGATGTGCAGATCACGGAAAAGGGAAAGACCTTTTTGGATGAAGTCCATCCGTTTTTTTTAGATGTTTGTGCTGATTTTTCCAAAGCTCTCACAGACGAGGAAGTTGCGGTAATGCTCAAACGGCTTTCCAAGATACATGATTCGATTGGTTAA
- a CDS encoding TraB/GumN family protein, whose product MPENDRIFHLETSALENPEQEGLFRKLIDFAKVPEHSPGLMRAMSQGSAFCIGEYFFIHDDDWLMSIAYPLRGAYSHEDFEEAFKHACKEAMKHCGQQTLRCFAIGPELPRRLQNNIVDHDRFYVLSANARIPVRLRSPVRKAEEVLRIEESTVFTPAHRRLWAEFMGRADRGETASLAPHVRELYARTPEALSETAKSGYLRLLNAWDSEGHLVACLMLDYAPKNFVSYILGAHSRTHYVPHAVDLLFASMIERAKAEGKRFIHLGLGVNDGILRFKKKWGAVPSLPYVMAEWRQETENETQSLAQDFALALLRSSTMTKRQILAMRPEQRPFAMIYEVEKNGKISWLCGTAHFFRYSFEDSFRKLFRKVDHVIFEGPLDDNFMAEVDKNGKSLEPDFIPLIKQLTETEIRKLERVVRGPEGRVVRFLGLEASKKADVREILSTMRPWCAFFSLWTAFLERLEWQCSVDMEAWRIARDMGKNVIGMENLEEQLVSLNSVPVERVLAYFRNCHEWKIYSQRNLKAYLAGDLEGMMGSSAEFPTRTGAVISLRDQRFRERMRPYLEEGRTAVFVGAAHLLNLRWMLAEDGYTLRRCLPGISHKLKAFLHNEKEVRWW is encoded by the coding sequence ATGCCTGAAAATGACAGAATATTTCATTTGGAAACGTCAGCCTTGGAAAATCCGGAACAGGAAGGTCTGTTTCGGAAGCTCATTGATTTTGCCAAAGTTCCGGAACATTCTCCGGGGCTTATGCGTGCCATGTCGCAAGGCAGCGCATTTTGCATAGGGGAGTATTTTTTCATTCATGACGATGACTGGCTTATGTCGATTGCCTATCCTTTGCGCGGCGCTTATTCTCATGAAGATTTTGAAGAAGCCTTTAAACATGCCTGTAAAGAAGCCATGAAGCATTGCGGACAGCAAACACTCCGCTGTTTCGCCATAGGTCCTGAATTGCCCCGGCGTTTGCAGAACAATATTGTCGACCATGACCGTTTCTATGTGCTTTCCGCCAACGCGCGGATTCCGGTTCGTTTGCGCAGTCCCGTACGGAAAGCTGAAGAAGTTTTGCGTATCGAGGAAAGCACGGTTTTTACTCCTGCCCATCGCCGTCTTTGGGCGGAATTCATGGGACGGGCTGACCGTGGGGAAACCGCTTCCCTTGCTCCGCATGTCCGCGAACTTTATGCCCGCACTCCGGAAGCTCTTTCTGAAACCGCCAAGAGCGGATATTTGCGGCTTCTCAATGCATGGGACAGCGAGGGGCATTTGGTTGCCTGCCTTATGCTTGATTATGCCCCTAAAAATTTTGTTTCCTATATTCTCGGGGCGCATTCACGTACTCATTATGTGCCGCATGCCGTGGATTTGCTTTTTGCTTCCATGATTGAACGGGCGAAAGCGGAAGGCAAACGCTTTATTCATCTTGGGCTTGGCGTGAATGACGGAATTTTGCGTTTTAAGAAAAAATGGGGGGCTGTGCCGTCTTTGCCTTATGTCATGGCGGAATGGCGGCAGGAAACAGAAAACGAAACGCAGAGCCTTGCCCAAGATTTCGCTCTTGCCTTGCTGCGCAGCAGCACCATGACCAAAAGGCAGATTTTGGCAATGCGTCCTGAACAGCGGCCTTTTGCCATGATTTATGAAGTGGAAAAAAACGGTAAAATTTCATGGCTTTGCGGAACAGCACATTTTTTCCGTTATTCTTTTGAAGATTCTTTCCGCAAGCTTTTCCGCAAGGTCGACCATGTTATTTTTGAGGGACCGCTTGATGACAATTTTATGGCGGAAGTGGATAAAAACGGTAAAAGTCTTGAACCGGATTTTATTCCTCTCATAAAACAATTGACAGAAACAGAAATACGGAAATTGGAACGTGTTGTGCGTGGTCCCGAGGGGCGAGTGGTTCGTTTTTTAGGCTTGGAAGCAAGCAAAAAAGCCGATGTGCGCGAAATTCTGTCAACCATGCGTCCCTGGTGTGCTTTTTTCAGCCTTTGGACCGCGTTTCTTGAACGTCTTGAGTGGCAATGTTCGGTTGATATGGAAGCTTGGCGTATTGCCCGCGATATGGGAAAAAATGTCATTGGTATGGAAAATTTGGAAGAACAGCTTGTTTCGCTCAATTCCGTACCGGTGGAGCGTGTGCTTGCGTATTTCCGAAATTGCCACGAGTGGAAAATATATTCACAGCGTAATTTAAAAGCATATCTGGCTGGCGATTTGGAGGGAATGATGGGCTCCAGCGCGGAATTTCCCACAAGAACGGGTGCGGTTATCAGTTTGCGTGATCAGCGTTTTCGTGAACGCATGCGGCCTTATTTGGAAGAGGGGCGTACCGCTGTTTTTGTCGGGGCTGCACATCTTTTGAATTTGCGTTGGATGCTTGCCGAAGACGGATATACGTTGCGCCGCTGCCTGCCAGGTATCTCCCATAAACTGAAAGCATTTTTGCACAATGAAAAGGAGGTTCGCTGGTGGTGA
- a CDS encoding phosphatidylglycerol lysyltransferase domain-containing protein, with protein sequence MVTKTDSKRMNMGLAQVTAGAITPDQLIPYVKAVSRLDSRMFGTCVGHFCEGQIVLIGFPIGKPLDREALDAAVDEALQTKGLKHITVLCAAKPSRTPENANFSEDAYWSLPLPLAPYKQKLRNMLARAKRDIFIEESGAEGYGQDHEAIVEAFCSGRRLEAGMIHIFHQLKTYLAESPGARLFSARTKDGSLAAFAIGDYSSFNTAFYMFACRLPSAPPGTADALLEAVAKCGEERGHSRLNLGLAVNEGIGFFKKKWGAEHFLSCYEYSWDIQPEKKSLLARLFGGRKKI encoded by the coding sequence GTGGTGACAAAAACGGATTCAAAACGTATGAATATGGGGCTTGCACAGGTCACTGCCGGCGCGATAACGCCGGATCAGCTGATTCCCTATGTGAAAGCCGTATCCCGTCTTGATTCACGCATGTTCGGAACCTGCGTAGGGCATTTTTGCGAGGGGCAGATTGTGCTGATCGGCTTTCCGATAGGGAAACCTCTTGACAGGGAAGCCCTTGATGCGGCTGTTGACGAAGCTTTGCAGACAAAAGGTCTTAAACATATTACCGTGCTTTGTGCGGCAAAACCGAGCCGAACGCCTGAAAACGCCAACTTCAGCGAGGACGCGTATTGGTCGCTTCCTTTGCCGTTAGCACCCTATAAACAAAAACTGCGCAATATGCTTGCCAGAGCCAAGCGTGACATATTCATCGAAGAAAGCGGAGCGGAAGGATACGGGCAGGACCATGAAGCCATTGTTGAGGCGTTCTGTTCCGGACGCAGGCTTGAAGCAGGTATGATACATATTTTTCATCAGCTGAAAACATATCTTGCGGAAAGTCCCGGCGCACGCCTTTTTTCAGCACGGACCAAAGACGGCTCATTGGCAGCCTTTGCCATCGGCGATTATTCTTCTTTCAATACGGCTTTTTACATGTTTGCCTGCCGTCTGCCCTCGGCTCCTCCGGGAACTGCCGACGCCTTGCTTGAAGCTGTTGCGAAATGCGGTGAAGAACGCGGGCACAGCCGGCTTAATTTGGGGCTTGCCGTCAATGAGGGAATAGGTTTTTTCAAAAAGAAGTGGGGAGCCGAACATTTTCTGTCTTGTTATGAATACAGCTGGGATATACAGCCGGAGAAAAAAAGTTTGCTGGCACGTTTGTTTGGGGGTAGAAAGAAAATATGA
- a CDS encoding radical SAM/SPASM domain-containing protein has translation MTGNDPLKNRSFKAPGILEMLKRDLLGKRRPLDCIQVEVTSFCAGRCTYCPHTTMAETWKSRHMEADVFAALWQLMRVSERVHLQGWGEPLLHPRFFDFAALARKADCQVSSTSCGLMMNDEIAYKLAHSGIDTLAFSLVGTDTVSNDSGRVGVPFEKVCSAVRMVKAAVKDMGYGPLDVHFAYLLLVDRVEAVKSLPNLMEELDISTAVISSLDYIADKEQACLAFAPHEKQKIAEVRSILQDVADKAAQMERKIVFALPGAKAAAHAGGCRENVTRSLYIDAEGMVSPCVYLNVPDNAENSNRRIFGSVLETNILEIWQNEDFLTFREALAKNTPDSACLNCPKRFEIIGKAR, from the coding sequence ATGACTGGAAACGATCCATTGAAAAACCGCAGTTTCAAGGCTCCTGGCATTCTTGAAATGCTAAAACGGGATTTGCTCGGAAAACGGCGTCCCCTTGACTGCATACAGGTTGAAGTCACGTCCTTTTGCGCGGGACGCTGCACCTATTGCCCCCATACGACCATGGCGGAAACTTGGAAATCAAGACATATGGAGGCGGATGTTTTTGCCGCTCTGTGGCAGCTTATGCGGGTGAGTGAACGCGTTCACCTGCAAGGATGGGGAGAGCCGCTTCTGCACCCGAGATTTTTTGATTTTGCGGCATTGGCGCGGAAGGCGGACTGTCAGGTTTCAAGCACAAGCTGCGGCTTGATGATGAATGATGAGATAGCCTATAAGCTGGCTCATTCCGGAATTGACACCCTGGCGTTTTCCTTGGTGGGGACCGACACAGTTTCCAACGACAGCGGACGGGTAGGCGTACCGTTTGAAAAGGTCTGTTCGGCAGTCCGAATGGTCAAGGCTGCCGTCAAAGATATGGGATACGGTCCGTTAGATGTCCACTTCGCGTATCTTTTGCTGGTTGACAGGGTGGAAGCTGTCAAAAGTCTTCCAAATCTCATGGAAGAACTGGATATCAGCACTGCGGTCATCAGTTCTTTGGATTACATAGCCGATAAGGAACAAGCCTGCCTTGCTTTTGCTCCCCATGAAAAACAGAAAATTGCCGAAGTCAGAAGCATTTTGCAGGATGTTGCCGATAAAGCGGCGCAAATGGAACGCAAGATTGTTTTTGCCCTACCCGGAGCAAAGGCTGCGGCGCATGCCGGCGGATGCAGAGAAAATGTGACCCGCAGTCTATATATTGATGCTGAAGGCATGGTATCTCCCTGCGTGTATTTAAATGTGCCTGATAATGCAGAAAATTCCAATCGTCGGATTTTCGGTTCTGTTTTGGAAACAAATATTCTTGAAATTTGGCAGAATGAAGATTTTTTGACGTTTCGCGAAGCGCTTGCAAAAAATACTCCGGATTCTGCGTGCCTGAATTGTCCAAAACGCTTTGAAATTATTGGAAAAGCCCGCTGA
- a CDS encoding WbqC family protein — MSHNTKTAVMQPYFMPYIGYFQLICAVDTFVVLDDVNFIMKGWINRNNILLNGEKHLFTIPLEKSSQNKLILDTKLNFSDKDKGILLKTLQTAYKRAPLFPYVYPLLEEIIMQEETDLTAFIMHSLKAVLAYLSIKKTILKSSEIEKDMSLKGQNKIIELCRKTNTQTYINPIGGIELYKQSNFKNANMELKFVNTQFDNIVYKQFKNDFVNGLSFIDVLMFNPIPDIHYFLKQYKLIDN; from the coding sequence ATGTCACATAATACCAAAACAGCAGTCATGCAGCCCTATTTCATGCCCTATATCGGCTATTTTCAGCTGATATGCGCTGTCGATACCTTTGTTGTTTTGGACGATGTGAATTTCATAATGAAAGGTTGGATAAACCGCAACAACATCTTGTTAAACGGCGAAAAACATTTATTTACGATACCGTTGGAAAAATCCTCGCAAAATAAATTAATACTTGACACAAAACTCAATTTTTCAGACAAAGATAAAGGAATACTGCTTAAAACCTTACAAACGGCATATAAAAGAGCCCCCCTTTTTCCATACGTTTATCCTTTGCTTGAAGAAATCATCATGCAGGAAGAAACCGATCTGACAGCCTTCATCATGCACAGCCTGAAAGCTGTTCTTGCTTACTTGAGCATAAAAAAAACAATACTCAAATCATCGGAAATCGAAAAAGACATGTCTTTAAAAGGACAAAATAAAATTATCGAACTTTGCAGAAAAACAAATACGCAAACCTATATCAATCCTATCGGCGGTATTGAACTTTACAAACAAAGTAATTTCAAGAATGCGAACATGGAACTTAAATTTGTCAACACACAGTTCGATAATATAGTCTATAAACAGTTTAAAAATGATTTCGTAAACGGGCTGTCATTCATTGATGTTCTGATGTTCAACCCCATACCGGATATCCATTACTTTCTGAAACAGTACAAACTTATTGATAATTGA
- a CDS encoding glycosyltransferase family 2 protein: MSKLLSIVVPYYNQPENLQDLLDSLHAQSLRQMEIIIVDDCSEKSPEHIIHAMREKGLTIHYIRQPKRRYTLQARLAGMKKAQGDYLAFMDSDDKAYLPNSYEKIFQFALEKQTDIVHFFTMQKNALGFDVPRPESMPFANELSGNDIFAVWLEKGCVAHSVWNKLYSKKVYKKIAELEHTVHIFRIEDFYLTCWFLFFAESYCSCNIPVYCYNPPKGKKNLEKIAGRAEDAWQMYKELPGIFARHGLKDEYVRKLRDYIHTLALLSHGTAHVHLKDKHEDNLKYDEDIVNIYKKYSTADDLIACLALAASHNAQKILKLHQLNQ, translated from the coding sequence ATGTCTAAACTGCTTTCCATCGTTGTTCCCTATTATAATCAGCCTGAAAATTTACAGGATTTGCTCGATTCGCTCCATGCCCAAAGCCTCAGGCAAATGGAAATCATCATTGTTGACGATTGTTCTGAAAAATCTCCGGAACACATCATCCACGCAATGCGGGAAAAAGGCTTGACCATTCATTATATCCGCCAGCCTAAACGGCGTTATACCTTGCAGGCTCGGCTGGCAGGCATGAAAAAAGCTCAAGGTGATTACCTCGCTTTCATGGACTCTGACGACAAAGCCTATCTGCCAAATTCCTACGAAAAAATTTTTCAATTCGCCTTGGAAAAGCAAACCGATATCGTACATTTTTTCACCATGCAGAAAAATGCGTTGGGATTTGACGTTCCAAGACCGGAGTCAATGCCTTTTGCAAATGAATTGTCAGGAAACGATATTTTTGCGGTATGGCTTGAAAAAGGCTGTGTCGCCCATTCCGTATGGAATAAGCTGTATTCTAAAAAAGTCTATAAAAAAATTGCCGAACTTGAGCATACTGTGCATATTTTCAGAATTGAAGATTTTTATCTGACATGCTGGTTTCTCTTTTTTGCCGAAAGCTATTGTTCTTGCAATATTCCCGTTTATTGTTATAATCCGCCTAAAGGCAAAAAGAACCTTGAAAAAATTGCCGGCAGGGCGGAAGACGCATGGCAAATGTATAAAGAACTGCCGGGCATTTTTGCACGCCATGGCTTGAAAGATGAGTACGTGCGAAAATTGCGCGATTATATCCATACATTGGCATTGTTAAGCCATGGAACAGCCCATGTTCATTTAAAAGATAAACATGAGGACAATCTAAAATACGATGAGGATATTGTGAATATCTATAAAAAATATTCAACGGCTGATGATCTTATTGCCTGCCTCGCCCTTGCAGCTTCACACAATGCGCAAAAAATTCTTAAATTGCACCAATTGAATCAATAA
- a CDS encoding glycosyltransferase family 2 protein has protein sequence MHKLSVIIPLYNQADSIGKLLDSLTAQSIPLEIIVVNDMSADTGAEEVLKRKSAVHSIRLINNETKLYAMHSRLHGLEFAAGDYCMFADGDDDVIGTQNLEKALREVSSKQFDIGHFRVRGSDKYGKELFQDAPNTAPFGKELYGLEIFEHYFDRDYIAANLWGKLYKTDFLKKIAEKVKNLPIKRFDDKCLVSAAMLFANSYLGSTIEIYHYTPNNFWPKEKYAARILDLYTITNAMLPFMEERKCPENIKNKFLAYMKKRITVNTGQLSILLAQEIQKNPSAVYGVLEELEPFIDKETLMQALLLANVENANKIIKNYEHIKELPHV, from the coding sequence ATGCACAAACTTTCTGTTATCATTCCACTTTATAATCAGGCGGACAGCATCGGCAAATTGCTCGACAGCCTCACCGCGCAGTCAATTCCCTTGGAAATTATCGTTGTGAACGACATGTCCGCGGATACGGGAGCCGAAGAAGTTTTAAAAAGAAAAAGCGCTGTGCACTCCATAAGACTTATCAATAACGAAACAAAGCTGTATGCCATGCACAGCCGTTTGCACGGGCTCGAATTTGCAGCAGGCGATTACTGCATGTTTGCGGACGGTGATGATGATGTTATCGGCACCCAAAACCTTGAAAAAGCCTTGAGGGAAGTTTCCTCAAAACAATTTGACATAGGGCATTTCAGAGTGCGGGGAAGCGATAAATACGGGAAAGAGCTTTTCCAAGACGCGCCCAATACCGCCCCTTTCGGCAAGGAGCTTTACGGACTTGAAATTTTTGAGCATTATTTCGACAGAGATTATATTGCAGCCAACCTTTGGGGAAAACTGTATAAAACGGATTTTCTCAAAAAAATCGCGGAAAAAGTTAAAAATCTGCCCATCAAACGCTTTGACGACAAATGCTTGGTAAGCGCCGCCATGCTTTTCGCAAATTCCTACCTTGGAAGCACGATAGAAATTTACCACTATACCCCCAACAATTTTTGGCCGAAAGAAAAATACGCCGCCCGGATTTTGGATTTATACACAATCACCAATGCCATGCTCCCCTTTATGGAAGAAAGAAAATGCCCTGAAAATATCAAAAACAAATTTCTTGCCTATATGAAAAAAAGAATTACGGTGAACACCGGTCAGCTTTCCATACTGCTCGCGCAGGAAATACAAAAAAATCCGTCCGCCGTTTACGGCGTTCTTGAGGAATTGGAACCGTTCATCGACAAGGAAACCCTTATGCAGGCCCTTCTTTTGGCAAACGTAGAAAACGCGAACAAAATCATAAAAAACTATGAACATATTAAAGAGCTGCCCCATGTCTAA
- a CDS encoding radical SAM protein, producing the protein MKIIKTGNEAAWKTNKMIISGWFSFFCNFKCSYCINETYKKNYPMALSPKALENLMEYLPKLKKSHYSFSLAGGEALLYPHLEQFFSYLREHEGYKNKASCFVMTNGVLLDRMSPHIYDNCSTTVCISFHNEQADMDTYFDTLKRFQNAEICTVNLLMKHGEQKEVERITQKLNNIGYKRVWIRGILVDNKLDPAYTKNEVEYLFEKTAEMSQVYTNYYLDENNQEKQIKFHVEDFRNNHELVSYQGLKCSAGQNAIRVLPDGSVSPCVNIKATENFNLNSQPITEYPLLTKPFTCTKDKCLCPPYVTLAKWDPYHVQKPDYIVGD; encoded by the coding sequence ATGAAAATCATCAAAACCGGAAACGAAGCTGCCTGGAAAACGAACAAAATGATTATTTCGGGCTGGTTCAGTTTTTTTTGCAATTTCAAATGCAGCTATTGCATCAATGAAACCTATAAAAAAAATTATCCCATGGCATTAAGCCCCAAGGCGCTTGAAAACCTTATGGAATACCTGCCGAAATTGAAAAAAAGCCATTACAGCTTCAGCCTTGCGGGAGGCGAAGCATTATTATATCCCCACCTTGAACAATTCTTTTCTTACTTACGCGAACATGAGGGATATAAAAACAAAGCATCGTGCTTTGTCATGACGAATGGTGTTCTTCTCGACAGGATGTCACCGCATATATATGATAATTGCAGCACCACCGTTTGCATTTCTTTTCATAACGAACAAGCGGATATGGATACCTATTTTGACACATTAAAACGCTTTCAAAACGCGGAAATTTGTACCGTCAATCTCCTTATGAAACACGGAGAACAGAAAGAAGTGGAAAGGATAACCCAAAAACTTAATAATATCGGCTACAAGAGAGTTTGGATACGCGGTATTCTTGTCGATAACAAACTCGACCCCGCATACACAAAAAATGAAGTTGAATACTTGTTTGAAAAAACAGCCGAAATGAGTCAGGTTTATACGAACTATTATCTTGATGAAAACAATCAAGAAAAACAAATCAAATTCCATGTTGAAGATTTTAGAAACAATCATGAATTGGTGAGCTATCAAGGACTTAAATGTTCTGCGGGACAAAATGCCATAAGAGTTTTGCCTGACGGAAGCGTGAGCCCCTGCGTCAATATCAAGGCAACGGAAAACTTCAACCTCAATTCCCAGCCTATTACGGAATATCCGCTTTTAACAAAACCTTTCACCTGCACAAAAGATAAATGTTTATGCCCGCCTTACGTCACATTAGCCAAATGGGATCCCTACCATGTCCAAAAACCGGATTATATTGTTGGTGATTAA
- a CDS encoding radical SAM protein: protein MQLTQVHSKENNTKNNMVITCNFNFNCNFNCSYCINKNQHDKYKTQLSLTALDNLMLYLPELKKDKYSFYIAGGEPALYPHWDKFFDIINKKFTSETECTIGTNGYFINKFEPFIKTAEKYSLSLLISMHTEQLPIEEYVKRLQNFPYPQNCRVKFMLDPGKLDTALSTINTLKSFGYEKFIVQSIVINQKPHPDYSEEELKFFETNPYQDDFAIDYEWLENNETIRKTLKRDDFILDSRFANFSGMHCAAGANSIRVLADGKVTLCYGHKGDPNFNLNEQTILEYPYINKAVICPSKRCACPPYTELPKWNPNFATPPAYFKGEPE, encoded by the coding sequence ATGCAGCTTACACAAGTTCATTCCAAAGAAAATAACACAAAAAACAATATGGTCATCACCTGCAATTTCAACTTTAATTGCAATTTCAACTGCAGCTACTGCATTAATAAAAACCAGCACGACAAATATAAAACGCAATTATCTTTAACCGCGCTCGATAATTTAATGCTTTACTTGCCGGAACTGAAAAAAGACAAATACAGCTTTTACATTGCAGGCGGAGAACCCGCCCTGTACCCGCATTGGGACAAGTTTTTTGACATCATCAACAAAAAGTTCACATCGGAAACAGAATGCACAATCGGAACAAACGGCTATTTCATCAATAAATTCGAGCCATTCATAAAAACGGCAGAAAAATACTCCCTTTCTTTGCTTATTTCCATGCATACGGAACAATTACCCATTGAAGAATACGTGAAAAGACTGCAAAATTTCCCCTATCCTCAAAATTGCAGGGTCAAATTCATGCTCGACCCCGGAAAGCTGGACACAGCCCTTTCAACCATCAACACCCTTAAATCGTTCGGATATGAAAAGTTCATTGTTCAAAGTATCGTTATCAACCAAAAACCTCATCCGGACTATTCGGAAGAAGAATTGAAATTCTTTGAAACCAACCCCTATCAAGACGATTTCGCCATTGACTACGAATGGCTGGAAAATAACGAAACAATCCGAAAAACACTGAAACGCGACGATTTCATTCTTGACTCCCGTTTTGCGAATTTTTCAGGAATGCACTGTGCCGCCGGAGCAAATTCCATACGTGTTCTTGCGGACGGCAAAGTGACGCTTTGCTACGGTCACAAAGGCGACCCAAATTTTAATTTAAACGAACAGACTATATTGGAATATCCTTATATCAATAAAGCGGTTATTTGCCCAAGCAAACGCTGCGCCTGCCCTCCTTATACGGAACTTCCCAAATGGAACCCAAATTTTGCCACCCCTCCCGCCTATTTTAAGGGCGAACCGGAATAA